Part of the Halobaculum halobium genome, GGCTCGGGGAGCACCGCGAGGTACCGGTGCTCGGCGACGTACCGTCGGTAGTAGCCGGTCTCCGCTGGCGCCGTGAGGGTGATCGATACCCGCGCCTCACCGCGTCCCTCGACGAACACGTGCTCGGGCGAGGTCGCGACGCCGTCGCTGGCCGGGCGGACGTAGCTGTGGACCGGGACGAGCCCGGCGTTGGGGACGCGGTATTCGATCGTGGCGGACTCGCCCTGCCGGATGACGGTCGGGTTCTCGGAGTCGAACTCGGCGCTGACGATCCCGAACTGTTGGGTGCCGGCGGGGACGACCATCGCGGCGGTCGCGGAAACGACGACCATCCCCGCGAGCGCGACGAGGATAAGCCGCGTCGAGACGCCCTGGTCGCGGTCGGTCGACCTCGTTCGGTCGGGACCGCCAGAGTCGCCGCCGCGCAGCAGATCGACGACGTACCCCAGCGCCGAGAGGGCCAAGACGATGTAGGCGATCCCCTGCGTGCCCAGCAGGGATCGGCTGCCGACGGTCGCGGCGACCCACCGTTGGGCACCGGAGAGGAGGCTCTGGATCCCCATAATCGCCGTCCCGAGTTCGGGGATCACGACCACGGCGCCGCCGATTTGCAGGGCGTGCGCGACGATCTGCGCGTCCTTCACCGGCGGTTCGTCGCCGTCTTGGTCGGTGAAGGGGTTGGCGTCACCGCGGGTGACGTAACCGCGGTCGGTCTCCTCGACGATCCGGTGTGTGGTGAGGCCGCCGCCGTTCAGTTCTTCGGCCTCAAAGGTGACCACGTCTCCTCGTTCGGGTTCCCCGGCTATCGCCGACGGAACGGCGATAAAGCCGTCGCCGGGCTCCATCGTCGGCTCCATGCTCCCCGTCTCGACGTAACTGAGGAGGATCGGCTGTCCGAGCACCTGCCCCGCGACCAGCGAGACGACGAAGGCGATCAGTAGGAGTTCGGAAGCGATCGTGAGGAGTCGACGGACGTCCATTCGCGTCGGTGACGTGTTCGTGTCGCTAAGTAAGAAGGCTCGGGTCGCTCGCGGTCCGAACGACTGCCCGCGCCGAACGGCCGTGTGACGGTGAGCGGCCGGTTCACTCGTCGGCCACGGGGACGGCGTCGACGAGCACTGCCACGAAGGCGACGAGGAACGCCAGCGAAAGCCCGAGGAAGTGGACGTACACGTTGACTACGGCGACGCCCGTCCCCAGTTCGGCCGGAAACCCGACGAACGGGTAGCCGAGAACCAGCACCGCTCCGAACGCGAACAACTCGAGCCAGCCCGAACCGCGGGCGGTCGAGTGA contains:
- a CDS encoding signal peptidase I, which gives rise to MDVRRLLTIASELLLIAFVVSLVAGQVLGQPILLSYVETGSMEPTMEPGDGFIAVPSAIAGEPERGDVVTFEAEELNGGGLTTHRIVEETDRGYVTRGDANPFTDQDGDEPPVKDAQIVAHALQIGGAVVVIPELGTAIMGIQSLLSGAQRWVAATVGSRSLLGTQGIAYIVLALSALGYVVDLLRGGDSGGPDRTRSTDRDQGVSTRLILVALAGMVVVSATAAMVVPAGTQQFGIVSAEFDSENPTVIRQGESATIEYRVPNAGLVPVHSYVRPASDGVATSPEHVFVEGRGEARVSITLTAPAETGYYRRYVAEHRYLAVLPEPVIRDLSLVHPWLPIVAIDGLLGGTLYGLGLLLIDGGRTRIRSRDSRHDRSVTARVWRSLTR